One window from the genome of Gimesia aquarii encodes:
- a CDS encoding DUF1559 domain-containing protein, which yields MLPRHRTKRAFTLIELLVVIAIIAILIALLLPAVQQAREAARRSSCKNNMKQIGLAMHNYHDVHTSLPMGGNNQLFSPFTAILPYLDQTNLQNLYDFDLYYTDPANLDALNRTITVYLCPTMVLPRAVPFLSCAERGGPTSYGASTGIHDGRSGNPDGMFPGQNHASVKPTLFRDVTDGLSNTIMCGEFNYRLEDYLWSSHSSSCPGDPAVQGTPRWGSHRWGGSYPGVALGHTGGDFNVNLSANRSTWRSDHIGGAHFLLGDGAVRFVSENIDAGTLDALATKSGGEVIGEF from the coding sequence ATGTTACCCCGCCATCGCACTAAACGCGCATTCACTCTCATTGAATTACTTGTCGTCATTGCCATCATCGCAATTTTGATCGCTTTATTACTTCCGGCTGTCCAACAGGCCCGTGAAGCAGCCCGCCGCTCTTCCTGCAAGAATAATATGAAGCAAATTGGCCTGGCAATGCATAACTACCATGATGTGCATACCTCACTTCCCATGGGTGGAAATAATCAATTATTTAGCCCTTTTACAGCAATCCTACCCTACCTGGATCAGACCAATTTACAAAACTTGTATGATTTCGATCTCTACTATACGGATCCAGCAAATTTAGATGCACTCAATCGAACCATTACCGTTTACCTCTGCCCTACAATGGTGCTTCCTCGAGCAGTCCCTTTTTTATCCTGTGCAGAACGAGGCGGACCGACCAGTTATGGTGCATCGACAGGAATTCATGATGGACGATCTGGTAACCCAGATGGCATGTTCCCTGGACAAAATCATGCGTCTGTAAAGCCCACGCTTTTTCGAGATGTCACAGATGGATTGTCAAATACGATCATGTGCGGTGAATTTAATTACCGCCTTGAAGACTACTTATGGTCAAGCCATTCTTCATCATGCCCAGGTGACCCTGCAGTTCAAGGCACACCACGTTGGGGAAGTCATCGATGGGGGGGAAGTTATCCTGGAGTTGCCTTAGGACACACAGGTGGTGACTTTAATGTCAATCTTAGTGCGAATCGTTCCACCTGGAGGAGTGACCATATCGGTGGTGCTCACTTCCTGTTAGGAGATGGCGCAGTTCGCTTTGTGAGTGAAAATATTGATGCCGGTACCCTGGATGCGCTTGCTACTAAATCTGGAGGTGAAGTCATCGGTGAATTTTAA
- a CDS encoding DUF3386 family protein has product MRLKSFLHRELKQWSLAGLIVLLALSATLQWTPAEVESQLVSKPNKAEATKLYQKAREARAVWRDFPGFSADVTVLYNGKKTQGKLTADQDFQVKLTLEDDQLLEWSLPKLKSVIGHRKYRLQKPIPATFADDQIDHPLGRLVNIDGKHVSFRLNDDVMTEVHRRSPKSWFTISTLDVWRTKEGSVLPRDTSVTYRNPKTGAITSNRSNTFAFIRIGHFDLPETMLTVECSENFDRNVGSIKLSNHRLLTPTSISQTK; this is encoded by the coding sequence ATGAGATTAAAATCATTTTTGCATAGAGAACTGAAACAGTGGAGCTTAGCCGGGCTCATTGTGTTACTGGCATTGTCAGCGACACTACAATGGACACCGGCTGAAGTTGAATCTCAACTGGTTTCAAAACCGAATAAAGCAGAGGCGACAAAGCTCTATCAAAAAGCCAGAGAAGCTCGCGCCGTCTGGCGTGATTTCCCAGGATTCAGTGCCGATGTGACTGTGCTTTATAACGGTAAAAAGACACAGGGAAAACTGACAGCCGATCAAGATTTCCAAGTCAAACTCACTCTGGAGGATGATCAACTACTGGAATGGAGTCTGCCGAAACTGAAATCCGTCATCGGCCATCGCAAGTACCGCCTGCAGAAACCGATCCCCGCCACTTTTGCGGATGATCAAATAGATCATCCACTCGGCCGCTTAGTGAATATCGATGGTAAGCACGTTTCCTTTCGCTTAAATGACGATGTCATGACCGAAGTCCATCGGCGTTCCCCAAAATCATGGTTCACAATTTCCACACTCGATGTCTGGCGCACTAAAGAGGGCTCGGTTCTGCCTCGCGATACTTCAGTGACTTATCGTAACCCTAAGACCGGTGCGATTACGTCCAATCGCAGTAATACCTTTGCTTTTATAAGAATAGGTCATTTTGATTTGCCGGAAACAATGTTGACTGTGGAATGCAGTGAGAACTTTGATAGAAACGTCGGTTCGATCAAGCTGTCAAACCATCGTTTACTCACTCCCACGTCAATCTCGCAAACAAAGTAA
- a CDS encoding Kelch repeat-containing protein, which translates to MRPFQWMTTVACLLALFVSNQAEAHFLWLLPQAEGKNNAAKVQLYFGEAAEPDDPDLLKRLTKIKVWEKSPNGKLQTYSLTEGDDSLFITPNPKGAGKAAYGLDHIYGVISRGDSQFLLKYYAKAFPQKSQGVWNKISCSKELPLEIVPVLKGEEVTLQVNWNGKPLADAELKIIGPKTSSESVTAATNAEGQFQTKLSNGIYSIRAKHTEQKKGEHNGDKYDSVRHYSTLTLPYVSLSKSNKTAATKSTPAEKSKFPQLPDAISSFGAAVSGDYLYVYSGHIGRAHQHSAENLSQKFQRLNLKHPKGWESLPLKTPLQGLAMAPHGDSVYRVGGLSVTNKKKEESKMNSLPTVERYSPEKKTWETIPSMPTGRSSHDSVFLGDHLYVVGGWTMQNGIDSIWQEDMVVLDASAENPQWKAIKQPFQRRALSAAAHQGKIYVMGGIDSGGDISHEVDIYSPETGNWSKGPEIPGSTMNGFGTTAWSIDENLYVSVMDGGVYQLDQKNQKWKKVSSLATPRFFHRLLPDGNGGLIAIGGASRKGHLKSIEQVKLN; encoded by the coding sequence ATGAGACCATTTCAATGGATGACTACAGTCGCCTGTCTGTTGGCGTTATTCGTATCCAATCAGGCCGAGGCACACTTCCTCTGGCTCTTACCGCAAGCGGAAGGCAAAAATAATGCCGCCAAAGTACAGCTCTATTTCGGTGAGGCCGCCGAGCCAGATGATCCCGACTTACTGAAACGGCTCACCAAAATCAAAGTCTGGGAAAAAAGCCCCAATGGCAAACTGCAAACCTATTCCCTGACCGAAGGTGATGATTCCCTATTCATTACTCCTAATCCCAAAGGAGCGGGGAAAGCAGCCTATGGCCTGGATCATATCTATGGCGTCATTTCTCGTGGCGATAGTCAATTCCTCTTGAAGTACTACGCCAAAGCTTTTCCACAAAAAAGCCAGGGAGTCTGGAATAAAATTTCCTGCTCAAAGGAATTACCGTTGGAAATTGTACCGGTCTTAAAAGGAGAAGAAGTCACACTTCAAGTCAACTGGAACGGCAAACCACTGGCAGATGCCGAACTCAAAATCATTGGTCCCAAAACCAGCAGTGAATCTGTTACAGCAGCCACTAACGCTGAGGGCCAATTTCAGACCAAGCTCTCCAACGGTATCTACTCGATCAGAGCAAAACATACTGAACAGAAAAAAGGCGAGCATAACGGTGACAAGTACGATAGTGTCAGGCACTACTCCACACTGACACTACCATATGTTTCGCTGTCAAAGAGCAACAAAACGGCTGCCACAAAATCGACGCCTGCTGAGAAGAGCAAGTTTCCTCAGCTTCCCGATGCCATTTCAAGTTTCGGAGCAGCCGTCAGTGGTGACTATCTTTATGTCTATAGTGGCCACATCGGACGCGCCCATCAACATAGTGCAGAAAATCTTTCACAAAAATTCCAACGTCTGAACCTCAAACACCCCAAAGGATGGGAATCACTGCCTTTGAAAACCCCTCTGCAAGGTTTAGCGATGGCGCCACATGGCGACAGTGTTTATCGCGTCGGAGGCCTCTCTGTCACAAACAAGAAAAAAGAAGAGTCCAAGATGAACTCTCTTCCCACTGTCGAACGCTATTCGCCAGAAAAGAAAACCTGGGAAACAATTCCATCAATGCCTACAGGCCGATCTTCCCATGATTCTGTATTTTTAGGAGATCACTTGTATGTCGTCGGTGGTTGGACTATGCAGAATGGCATCGATTCGATCTGGCAGGAAGATATGGTAGTGCTTGATGCTTCAGCAGAGAATCCACAGTGGAAAGCCATCAAACAACCATTCCAGAGACGTGCCCTGTCTGCAGCCGCACATCAGGGAAAGATTTACGTCATGGGGGGAATCGACTCTGGTGGAGATATCAGTCATGAAGTCGACATTTACTCTCCTGAAACCGGTAATTGGTCCAAAGGACCGGAAATTCCAGGTAGTACGATGAATGGATTCGGGACGACTGCCTGGAGTATCGATGAAAATCTCTATGTCAGTGTTATGGACGGTGGAGTCTATCAGCTCGATCAGAAAAATCAGAAATGGAAAAAAGTAAGTTCTCTTGCCACTCCCCGGTTTTTCCACCGCTTGCTCCCCGATGGCAACGGCGGCTTAATCGCCATCGGTGGTGCTTCCCGTAAAGGACATCTCAAATCGATTGAGCAAGTCAAATTGAATTAA
- a CDS encoding tetratricopeptide repeat protein, with amino-acid sequence MDAQKTLQKAISLFKQSLHYQSLEELTQLLKVNPEYGKAWELKGLIEDAIHWHKSSINSLEAATTLIPISASGQYVLAKNYRETGKHSLARSVFSILLQRKDIPETLLSAISSYLGQYPDLTHLALEACRKAVELDPECAESWFGVAYFMGKMGYPREHVANVLRKVIDIDPEQRHYRIALGNLLEQIGQSEEAYLVVKAIQKSVLNEIHCADCLQKLIRIFSLAGDDSRHEICLKKLNSLQSVQEHSSSKLNVDRFSSFLKK; translated from the coding sequence ATGGACGCACAAAAAACATTGCAAAAAGCAATCTCTCTTTTTAAACAGAGTTTACACTATCAATCACTGGAAGAGCTGACTCAACTGTTGAAAGTCAATCCCGAATATGGCAAAGCCTGGGAATTGAAGGGTTTGATTGAGGACGCAATACACTGGCATAAATCATCAATCAACTCGCTTGAAGCTGCCACAACATTAATTCCGATTTCTGCCTCAGGCCAGTATGTACTGGCTAAAAATTATCGGGAAACGGGAAAGCATTCACTGGCAAGGTCGGTTTTTTCAATCTTATTACAAAGAAAAGATATCCCAGAAACTTTATTATCGGCAATCTCTTCATATCTGGGACAATATCCTGACCTGACTCACTTGGCATTGGAAGCATGCAGAAAAGCTGTTGAGCTCGATCCGGAGTGTGCAGAGTCGTGGTTTGGGGTTGCTTATTTTATGGGGAAAATGGGCTATCCCAGAGAACATGTCGCTAACGTGCTCCGAAAGGTCATCGATATTGATCCTGAGCAGCGACACTATCGGATTGCTCTGGGTAACTTGTTAGAACAAATAGGACAAAGTGAAGAAGCTTATCTTGTAGTCAAAGCAATTCAGAAATCGGTGCTTAACGAAATTCATTGTGCTGATTGTCTGCAAAAACTAATCCGCATATTTTCCTTGGCAGGAGATGACTCTCGTCATGAAATTTGTCTTAAAAAACTCAATTCACTTCAGTCCGTCCAAGAACACTCATCGTCCAAACTAAACGTCGACCGATTTTCGAGCTTCCTGAAAAAATAG
- a CDS encoding outer membrane protein assembly factor BamB family protein, translated as MFNTNLKLVLTLFFGLLSSQLESAENWSGFRGNGSNISKASKLPLKWSPQKGIRWKQTIPGYGQSSPVIWGNQVYVTSIEGPQQETCLVHAFDISNGSPIWSKEFNASQTKKSSSMVSRAAPTPVIDEKRVYTFFESGDVVAYAHSGSELWRRSLVKDYGKFISNHGIGNSLAQTKNHVIVLTAHDGPSYLLALDKKTGETVWKTDRESGVAWTSPVIADRQGTPEVIVSSRGTVKGYHGNTGKLMWTHSGLSGNTIPSASVFGNYILIGAAMSRRNPNAEKASASNCCLKLVTVDGIPGYKVLWKAKKAVSYYCTPLAYEGCAYFVNKVGVVYCLDLESGEQHYAQRLAGPCWSSPLGAGDYIYFFTKKGLTDVIQKGPEFDILASNAIFSNPDEKSSPAKEKTNSEKPRSGGYPQLGPTVYGTAAVDQTILIRTGTELYCIGQ; from the coding sequence GTGTTTAACACTAATCTGAAGCTCGTACTGACTCTTTTTTTTGGTCTGCTCAGTTCACAATTAGAGAGTGCTGAAAACTGGTCTGGTTTCCGTGGTAACGGATCCAATATCTCTAAAGCAAGCAAGCTACCATTAAAATGGTCACCCCAAAAAGGCATACGCTGGAAACAGACAATCCCCGGTTACGGACAATCTTCACCTGTCATTTGGGGAAACCAAGTTTATGTAACTTCGATTGAAGGTCCCCAGCAGGAAACATGCCTGGTGCATGCTTTCGATATTTCTAACGGAAGCCCCATTTGGTCGAAAGAGTTCAACGCCAGCCAAACTAAAAAATCGTCTTCGATGGTTTCTCGTGCTGCCCCGACACCCGTCATAGATGAAAAGAGAGTTTATACCTTCTTTGAAAGTGGAGATGTTGTGGCTTACGCACATTCGGGTTCGGAACTTTGGCGTCGTTCTTTAGTGAAAGACTACGGCAAATTCATCAGTAATCATGGCATTGGCAATTCTCTCGCACAGACAAAGAACCATGTCATCGTACTGACTGCACATGATGGACCTTCTTATTTACTGGCGCTAGACAAGAAGACGGGCGAAACGGTTTGGAAAACAGATCGAGAATCGGGCGTCGCCTGGACTTCACCAGTGATTGCAGATCGTCAAGGAACCCCGGAAGTGATCGTCAGTTCTCGGGGAACTGTAAAAGGCTATCACGGAAACACAGGAAAATTAATGTGGACTCATTCTGGCCTCAGTGGAAACACCATTCCTTCTGCATCAGTCTTTGGCAATTATATTTTAATTGGCGCTGCAATGAGCCGCAGAAATCCGAATGCAGAAAAAGCGAGTGCTTCGAACTGCTGTTTGAAACTTGTCACGGTCGATGGAATACCGGGGTACAAAGTTCTCTGGAAAGCCAAAAAAGCGGTCTCTTATTATTGTACTCCTTTGGCGTATGAAGGCTGTGCTTACTTCGTCAATAAAGTGGGCGTCGTATACTGTCTCGATTTGGAATCTGGCGAGCAACACTATGCACAACGACTCGCTGGTCCCTGCTGGAGTTCACCTCTCGGAGCCGGGGATTACATCTATTTTTTCACGAAAAAAGGACTGACTGATGTAATCCAGAAAGGCCCCGAATTTGACATTCTTGCATCAAACGCGATTTTCTCTAATCCCGATGAAAAATCGTCTCCTGCAAAAGAGAAAACAAATTCAGAAAAACCCCGATCAGGGGGTTATCCTCAATTAGGGCCCACTGTTTATGGAACTGCAGCTGTTGACCAAACTATTCTTATTCGGACTGGAACTGAATTGTATTGCATTGGTCAGTAG
- a CDS encoding GNAT family N-acetyltransferase, with amino-acid sequence MNKITVRQAVLTDIDELVPLFDSYRQFYGRSSDLGAVSKFLSARFNHGESVLFSAFDADTPVGFTQLYPSFSSVSLARIFILNDLFVTTEGRRKGVGTRLLSAAVDYAKSLNAVRLTLSTEITNKSAQALYQSAGWKQDDQFYVYHFAL; translated from the coding sequence ATGAACAAGATTACTGTCAGACAGGCCGTTCTAACCGATATTGATGAACTTGTACCTTTATTTGACAGTTACCGCCAGTTTTATGGACGCTCAAGTGATCTTGGAGCTGTAAGTAAATTTCTCTCTGCACGTTTCAATCATGGAGAGTCCGTATTATTCAGCGCCTTTGATGCTGATACACCGGTTGGTTTCACTCAGCTCTACCCAAGTTTTTCCTCGGTTTCACTGGCCAGAATATTTATTCTCAACGATCTCTTCGTCACGACTGAAGGACGTCGAAAAGGAGTTGGTACCCGGCTGCTATCAGCAGCCGTTGATTATGCCAAATCCTTAAATGCAGTTCGTCTCACATTGTCTACAGAGATAACCAACAAGTCTGCTCAAGCTCTATACCAGTCGGCTGGCTGGAAGCAAGACGATCAGTTCTATGTTTACCACTTTGCTTTGTAG
- a CDS encoding antibiotic biosynthesis monooxygenase family protein: MSFVAISKVKYPDSLKEEIHNIGLQMVPIAKQQPGFISIRFHQAHESNVTMMYWEWESKSNHDSCMASDAWADIMEQSKPVFEAEGTKFSIETYERLA, translated from the coding sequence ATGAGTTTTGTTGCTATTTCAAAAGTAAAATATCCTGATTCACTGAAAGAAGAAATTCACAATATCGGATTACAGATGGTCCCGATTGCCAAACAGCAGCCCGGTTTCATTTCCATTCGATTTCACCAAGCTCATGAATCAAATGTAACAATGATGTATTGGGAATGGGAATCTAAATCGAATCATGATTCATGCATGGCAAGTGACGCCTGGGCAGATATCATGGAACAGTCAAAACCCGTATTTGAAGCTGAAGGCACCAAGTTTTCAATTGAAACCTATGAACGTCTGGCTTAA
- a CDS encoding TfoX/Sxy family protein codes for MTQNRPLTDLKNIGKKLAERLNEIGISSEAELRKVGAIQAHKKLKAKYPNETLPVCYYLYSFEGALHDQHWNDLSVKRKQKLKESIS; via the coding sequence ATGACACAAAATCGACCGCTCACTGATCTAAAAAATATAGGAAAGAAACTTGCTGAACGTCTTAATGAAATCGGGATTTCTTCTGAGGCGGAGCTACGAAAAGTGGGTGCAATACAAGCACACAAAAAGCTCAAAGCAAAGTATCCTAATGAAACTCTACCTGTCTGTTATTACTTGTACTCATTTGAGGGAGCACTTCATGATCAACACTGGAATGATCTGAGTGTAAAAAGAAAACAGAAACTGAAAGAAAGTATCAGCTGA